The Thermodesulfobacteriota bacterium genome has a window encoding:
- a CDS encoding M23 family metallopeptidase, with translation MEKERMTILMVTPNRKDVRSITVRLFQVKIAFFTLIGLTLLSMTSFMTSYIFYKKASQKKELSKRLVIEIDFLSRNLDESELAKKELEEKFMEIEGKLIEMQELLAKKGIKRELSVGGSYIAADGLNLSYVDFIDDDIDDLFDVMANFPVGEPLSGEVNSTYGYRKDPFNHRLAFHSGIDIEAKPGQAVITTADGVVGHADWKKGYGKTVIVKHKDGYETLYGHLSEIEVKKGQEVKSGDIIGYAGSTGRSTGTHVHYEVIRNGKNLNPEKYLSLR, from the coding sequence GTGAAGATAGCCTTTTTTACTTTGATAGGGTTAACCTTACTCTCTATGACTTCTTTTATGACCAGCTATATCTTTTACAAGAAAGCAAGCCAGAAAAAAGAGCTTTCAAAACGGCTTGTAATCGAGATTGACTTTTTAAGCCGGAATTTGGACGAAAGCGAACTCGCAAAGAAGGAGTTAGAGGAAAAATTTATGGAGATAGAGGGAAAACTTATAGAGATGCAAGAGCTCTTGGCCAAGAAGGGAATAAAAAGGGAATTATCAGTCGGCGGTAGCTATATAGCGGCTGATGGGTTGAATTTGTCCTACGTCGATTTTATAGACGATGATATTGACGATTTATTTGACGTGATGGCAAATTTCCCGGTGGGCGAACCCTTGTCTGGAGAGGTCAACTCTACTTACGGCTATCGAAAAGACCCATTTAACCATAGGTTGGCTTTTCATTCAGGTATCGATATAGAAGCCAAGCCTGGACAAGCCGTAATTACCACTGCGGATGGGGTGGTGGGCCATGCCGACTGGAAAAAGGGCTACGGGAAAACGGTTATTGTTAAGCATAAAGATGGGTATGAAACGCTCTATGGGCATCTATCGGAGATAGAGGTAAAGAAAGGACAAGAGGTTAAATCCGGGGATATAATTGGTTATGCCGGCTCTACTGGGAGGTCTACAGGTACACATGTACACTACGAGGTGATAAGAAACGGCAAAAATTTAAACCCGGAGAAATATTTGTCCTTGAGGTAG
- a CDS encoding polymer-forming cytoskeletal protein, with protein MFGKDKNMKNATTKSNEITTLIGEGCLFEGDITSPSSTRVDGNVVGNIKGKGSLIIGDKGVVSGEVRASEVIVYGKVEGNVESERMEIKKGGSVYGDVSTKSLIIEDGGTYNGKCAMEASSKIRLGANSKAELESTQAN; from the coding sequence ATGTTTGGAAAGGATAAGAACATGAAAAATGCCACTACCAAATCAAACGAGATTACTACCTTGATAGGCGAAGGCTGCTTATTCGAGGGAGATATCACCTCTCCTTCATCCACCAGGGTGGACGGGAATGTAGTAGGAAACATCAAGGGAAAAGGAAGTCTTATTATCGGGGATAAGGGGGTGGTTTCGGGCGAGGTCAGGGCGAGCGAGGTCATAGTGTATGGGAAAGTAGAGGGTAACGTCGAGTCGGAGAGAATGGAGATTAAAAAAGGCGGAAGCGTTTACGGGGATGTATCTACTAAATCCCTGATTATAGAAGACGGCGGAACTTACAACGGAAAGTGTGCTATGGAGGCGTCTTCGAAAATCAGGTTAGGGGCCAATTCTAAGGCCGAGCTGGAATCTACCCAGGCAAACTAA